In Eupeodes corollae chromosome 3, idEupCoro1.1, whole genome shotgun sequence, a single genomic region encodes these proteins:
- the LOC129952712 gene encoding ATP-citrate synthase isoform X1, with translation MSAKAIYEATGKDILNRHLGNNVASTCRFATVNLDTDLSKLVDTHPWLKETKLVVKPDQLIKRRGKLGLIAVNKTIDQCIEWIQARMNKDQQIGAACGKIKNFIIEPFIPHKDEEEAYVCIYSHRTADTILFHHQGGVDIGDVDAKALKLDIPVGHSTSLDEIKSKLLVNVTADKKDRIANFVHALYQTYTDLYFTYLEINPLVVTDDGMYILDLAAKLDSTADFICRPKWGEIEYPPPFGRDAYPEEAYIADLDAKSGASLKLTILNRNGRIWTMVAGGGASVIYSDTICDLGGSEELANYGEYSGAPSEQQTYEYAKTILNLMTSSPKHPDGKILITGGGIANFTNVAATFRGIITALREFQPKLVEHNVSIYVRRAGPNYQEGLRKMREIGSSLGIPLFVFGPETHMTAICGMALGKRPIPKSCNVEFSTANFLLPGGQQEASENKSAKLPEVGDLDATNGATKHSIKLPPLLTDCQKSDVADGCQAEALSKKLFSKNTFAIVWGMQARAVQSMMDFDFICRREEPSVVAMVYPFTGDHKQKFYWGHKEVLVPVYKNMSDAVNKHKNVDVLVNFASLRSAYDSTMEVLEYPQIRTVAIIAEGIPENMTRKMILAANKKGVSIIGPATVGGVKPGCFKIGNTGGMLDNILHSKLYRPGSVAYVSRSGGMSNELNNIISKATDGVLEGVAIGGDRYPGTTFMDHIMRYQADPEIKLIVLLGEVGGTEEYDVCKALKDGRITKPMVAWCIGTCASMFTAEVQFGHAGSCANSDRETATAKNKSLRDAGAYVPESFDSLGDLIGSVYNELVKSGRIVPKEEVPPPTVPMDYSWARELGLIRKPASFMTSICDERGQELRYAGMPISEVLSKDVGIGGVISLLWFQRCLPPYVCKFFEMCLMVTADHGPAVSGAHNTIVCARAGKDLVSSVVSGLLTIGDRFGGALDGAARQFSEAYDSNLHPMDFVNQMRKKGQLIMGIGHRVKSINNPDVRVKIIKEFVMENFPSCPLLRYALEVEKITTSKKPNLILNVDGVIATSFVDMLKNCGSFTSEEAQEYINIGAINSLFVLGRSIGFIGHYMDQKRLKQGLYRHPWDDISYVMPEQFN, from the exons atgtcagcAAAAGCTATTTACGAAGCAACTGGAAAGGACATATTAAATCGTCATTTGGGAAACAATGTCGCCAGTACATGTCGCTTTGCCACGGTCAACTTGGACACGGACTTATCCAAACTCGTTGACACCCATCCATGGTTAAAGGAGACA AAATTGGTTGTAAAACCCGATCAACTGATTAAGCGTCGTGGAAAGTTAGGTCTTATTGCTGTTAACAAAACCATTGACCAGTGTATAGAATGGATTCAGGCGCGAATGAACAAAGACCAGCAAATTGGAGCTGCATGtggaaaaataaagaactttatTATCGAACCATTTATTCCACATaaagat GAAGAAGAAGCTTATGTATGTATCTATTCACATCGTACTGCTGATACGATATTGTTCCATCATCAAGGTGGTGTAGATATTGGTGATGTTGATGCCAAGGCACTTAAGCTCGATATTCCCGTTGGTCATAGCACTTCGCTGGATGAAATCAAAAGCAAATTATTGGTCAATGTGACGGCAGATAAAAAAGATCGTATTGCCAATTTCGTACATGCTCTCTATCAAACCTACACAGATCTGTACTTTACCTATCTTGAGATTAATCCGCTCGTCGTAACCGATGATGGTATGTATATTCTTGATTTGGCTGCCAAGCTGGACTCGACAGCCGATTTTATTTGCCGACCAAAATGGGGTGAAATTGAATACCCACCACCATTCGGCCGAGATGCCTATCCCGAGGAAGCTTATATCGCTGATTTGGATGCTAAGAGTGGAGCTTCATTGAAA ttGACCATCTTGAACAGGAATGGTAGAATTTGGACAATGGTAGCTGGTGGTGGTGCAAGTGTTATCTATTCTGATACAATTTGTGATTTGGGTGGTTCTGAAGAATTAGCTAATTATGGTGAATACAGTGGAGCACCATCTGAGCAACAGACCTATGAATATGCaaagacaattttgaatttgatgacTTCTTCACCTAAACATCCTGATGGAAAGATTTTGATCACTGGAGGAGGAATTGCTAACTTTACAAATGTTGCTGCTACTTTTAGAG GTATCATAACCGCCTTGCGAGAATTCCAACCCAAATTGGTCGAACATAATGTCTCAATCTATGTCCGACGAGCTGGACCAAATTATCAAGAAGGTCTTCGTAAAATGCGAGAAATCGGCAGTTCTTTGGGTATTCCATTGTTCGTATTTGGCCCAGAAACACATATGACTGCAATTTGTGGCATGGCTCTGGGCAAGCGGCCAATTCCCAAATCGTGCAATGTTGAATTCTCAACTGCTAATTTCTTGCTACCCGGTGGACAGCAGGAAGCTTCTGAGAATAAAAGTGCAAAACTACCAGAAGTAGGTGATTTGGATGCAACTAACG GTGCAACCAAGCACTCCATTAAACTACCCCCTCTCTTGACAGATTGTCAGAAAAGCGATGTAGCTGACGGTTGTCAAGCCGAGGCGCTCTCCAAGAAGCTCTTCTCGAAGAATACCTTTGCCATTGTGTGGGGAATGCAAGCGAGGGCTGTGCAATCGATGATGGACTTTGATTTCATATGCAG GCGTGAAGAACCATCTGTTGTAGCTATGGTCTATCCATTCACCGGTGATCACAAGCAGAAGTTCTACTGGGGACACAAGGAGGTCCTGGTGCCGGTGTACAAGAATATGTCTGACGCTGTCAACAAGCACAAGAATGTCGATGTTTTGGTTAATTTCGCTTCGTTGCGATCGGCCTACGATTCGACCATGGAAGTTCTAGAATACCCCCAGATCCGCACAGTGGCCATTATTGCCGAGGGTATCCCAGAGAACATGACCAGGAAGATGATCTTGGCTGCCAACAAGAAGGGAGTGTCGATCATTGGTCCGGCGACAGTGGGTGGAGTTAAGCCAGGATGCTTCAAGATCGGAAACACCGGAGGAATGTTGGACAATATTCTGCATTCGAAATTGTACCGTCCCGGAAGTGTGGCCTACGTCTCGCGATCGGGTGGTATGTCCAACGAATTGAACAACATCATTTCCAAGGCGACAGATGGTGTGTTGGAGGGTGTAGCCATTGGTGGAGATCGTTATCCCGGAACCACCTTCATGGATCACATAATGCGTTATCAAGCAGATCCTGAGATCAAATTGATCGTGTTGCTCGGTGAAGTTGGAGGAACTGAGGAATACGACGTTTGCAAGGCCCTAAAGGACGGTCGCATCACAAAGCCAATGGTCGCCTGGTGTATTGGAACCTGCGCCAGTATGTTCACCGCCGAGGTACAGTTTGGTCATGCCGGTTCATGTGCAAACTCTGATCGGGAAACTGCTACCGCCAAGAACAAGTCTCTGCGAGATGCAGGAGCGTATGTCCCAGAATCATTTGATTCCTTGGGTGATCTTATTGGCAGTGTCTATAATGAGTTAGTGAAGTCAGGACGTATTGTTCCCAAAGAGGAGGTGCCACCACCAACCGTGCCAATGGACTACTCCTGGGCCCGTGAGTTGGGACTTATTCGTAAACCAGCAAGTTTCATGACATCGATCTGTGACGAACGAGGTCAGGAATTGCGTTACGCTGGCATGCCAATCAGTGAGGTTCTGAGTAAAGATGTCGGAATCGGAGGTGTTATTTCGTTGTTGTGGTTCCAGCGCTGTCTGCCACCATATGTGTGTAAATTCTTCGAGATGTGCCTCATGGTAACCGCCGATCACGGTCCTGCTGTATCGGGAGCACACAACACGATTGTCTGCGCGAGAGCTGGAAAGGATTTGGTATCATCTGTTGTTAGTGGTCTGCTCACaatt gGTGATCGATTTGGAGGAGCTTTAGATGGAGCTGCCAGGCAGTTCTCCGAGGCATACGATTCAAATTTGCATCCAATGGACTTTGTCAATCAAATGCGCAAAAAGGGTCAACTGATCATGGGTATTGGACATCGTGTGAAATCGATCAACAATCCTGATGTTCGAGTGAAGATCATCAAAGAATTCGTCATGGAAAACTTCCCATCTTGTCCATTGTTGAGATATGCTCTTGAAGTTGAAAAAATCACAACAAGCAAAAAACCGAACTTGATTTTGAATGTCGATGGTGTTATTGCTACCAGTTTTGTTGATATGTTAAAGAATTGTGGATCATTTACAAG tGAGGAAGCTCAAGAGTACATTAACATCGGTGCCATCAACTCATTGTTCGTTCTTGGTCGAAGCATAGGATTCATTGGTCATTATATGGATCAGAAGCGACTTAAGCAAGGACTCTACCGCCATCCATGGGATGATATCTCATATGTTATGCCAGAACAATTCAACTAA
- the LOC129952712 gene encoding ATP-citrate synthase isoform X2: MSAKAIYEATGKDILNRHLGNNVASTCRFATVNLDTDLSKLVDTHPWLKETKLVVKPDQLIKRRGKLGLIAVNKTIDQCIEWIQARMNKDQQIGAACGKIKNFIIEPFIPHKDEEEAYVCIYSHRTADTILFHHQGGVDIGDVDAKALKLDIPVGHSTSLDEIKSKLLVNVTADKKDRIANFVHALYQTYTDLYFTYLEINPLVVTDDGMYILDLAAKLDSTADFICRPKWGEIEYPPPFGRDAYPEEAYIADLDAKSGASLKLTILNRNGRIWTMVAGGGASVIYSDTICDLGGSEELANYGEYSGAPSEQQTYEYAKTILNLMTSSPKHPDGKILITGGGIANFTNVAATFRGIITALREFQPKLVEHNVSIYVRRAGPNYQEGLRKMREIGSSLGIPLFVFGPETHMTAICGMALGKRPIPKSCNVEFSTANFLLPGGQQEASENKSAKLPEVGDLDATNDCQKSDVADGCQAEALSKKLFSKNTFAIVWGMQARAVQSMMDFDFICRREEPSVVAMVYPFTGDHKQKFYWGHKEVLVPVYKNMSDAVNKHKNVDVLVNFASLRSAYDSTMEVLEYPQIRTVAIIAEGIPENMTRKMILAANKKGVSIIGPATVGGVKPGCFKIGNTGGMLDNILHSKLYRPGSVAYVSRSGGMSNELNNIISKATDGVLEGVAIGGDRYPGTTFMDHIMRYQADPEIKLIVLLGEVGGTEEYDVCKALKDGRITKPMVAWCIGTCASMFTAEVQFGHAGSCANSDRETATAKNKSLRDAGAYVPESFDSLGDLIGSVYNELVKSGRIVPKEEVPPPTVPMDYSWARELGLIRKPASFMTSICDERGQELRYAGMPISEVLSKDVGIGGVISLLWFQRCLPPYVCKFFEMCLMVTADHGPAVSGAHNTIVCARAGKDLVSSVVSGLLTIGDRFGGALDGAARQFSEAYDSNLHPMDFVNQMRKKGQLIMGIGHRVKSINNPDVRVKIIKEFVMENFPSCPLLRYALEVEKITTSKKPNLILNVDGVIATSFVDMLKNCGSFTSEEAQEYINIGAINSLFVLGRSIGFIGHYMDQKRLKQGLYRHPWDDISYVMPEQFN, translated from the exons atgtcagcAAAAGCTATTTACGAAGCAACTGGAAAGGACATATTAAATCGTCATTTGGGAAACAATGTCGCCAGTACATGTCGCTTTGCCACGGTCAACTTGGACACGGACTTATCCAAACTCGTTGACACCCATCCATGGTTAAAGGAGACA AAATTGGTTGTAAAACCCGATCAACTGATTAAGCGTCGTGGAAAGTTAGGTCTTATTGCTGTTAACAAAACCATTGACCAGTGTATAGAATGGATTCAGGCGCGAATGAACAAAGACCAGCAAATTGGAGCTGCATGtggaaaaataaagaactttatTATCGAACCATTTATTCCACATaaagat GAAGAAGAAGCTTATGTATGTATCTATTCACATCGTACTGCTGATACGATATTGTTCCATCATCAAGGTGGTGTAGATATTGGTGATGTTGATGCCAAGGCACTTAAGCTCGATATTCCCGTTGGTCATAGCACTTCGCTGGATGAAATCAAAAGCAAATTATTGGTCAATGTGACGGCAGATAAAAAAGATCGTATTGCCAATTTCGTACATGCTCTCTATCAAACCTACACAGATCTGTACTTTACCTATCTTGAGATTAATCCGCTCGTCGTAACCGATGATGGTATGTATATTCTTGATTTGGCTGCCAAGCTGGACTCGACAGCCGATTTTATTTGCCGACCAAAATGGGGTGAAATTGAATACCCACCACCATTCGGCCGAGATGCCTATCCCGAGGAAGCTTATATCGCTGATTTGGATGCTAAGAGTGGAGCTTCATTGAAA ttGACCATCTTGAACAGGAATGGTAGAATTTGGACAATGGTAGCTGGTGGTGGTGCAAGTGTTATCTATTCTGATACAATTTGTGATTTGGGTGGTTCTGAAGAATTAGCTAATTATGGTGAATACAGTGGAGCACCATCTGAGCAACAGACCTATGAATATGCaaagacaattttgaatttgatgacTTCTTCACCTAAACATCCTGATGGAAAGATTTTGATCACTGGAGGAGGAATTGCTAACTTTACAAATGTTGCTGCTACTTTTAGAG GTATCATAACCGCCTTGCGAGAATTCCAACCCAAATTGGTCGAACATAATGTCTCAATCTATGTCCGACGAGCTGGACCAAATTATCAAGAAGGTCTTCGTAAAATGCGAGAAATCGGCAGTTCTTTGGGTATTCCATTGTTCGTATTTGGCCCAGAAACACATATGACTGCAATTTGTGGCATGGCTCTGGGCAAGCGGCCAATTCCCAAATCGTGCAATGTTGAATTCTCAACTGCTAATTTCTTGCTACCCGGTGGACAGCAGGAAGCTTCTGAGAATAAAAGTGCAAAACTACCAGAAGTAGGTGATTTGGATGCAACTAACG ATTGTCAGAAAAGCGATGTAGCTGACGGTTGTCAAGCCGAGGCGCTCTCCAAGAAGCTCTTCTCGAAGAATACCTTTGCCATTGTGTGGGGAATGCAAGCGAGGGCTGTGCAATCGATGATGGACTTTGATTTCATATGCAG GCGTGAAGAACCATCTGTTGTAGCTATGGTCTATCCATTCACCGGTGATCACAAGCAGAAGTTCTACTGGGGACACAAGGAGGTCCTGGTGCCGGTGTACAAGAATATGTCTGACGCTGTCAACAAGCACAAGAATGTCGATGTTTTGGTTAATTTCGCTTCGTTGCGATCGGCCTACGATTCGACCATGGAAGTTCTAGAATACCCCCAGATCCGCACAGTGGCCATTATTGCCGAGGGTATCCCAGAGAACATGACCAGGAAGATGATCTTGGCTGCCAACAAGAAGGGAGTGTCGATCATTGGTCCGGCGACAGTGGGTGGAGTTAAGCCAGGATGCTTCAAGATCGGAAACACCGGAGGAATGTTGGACAATATTCTGCATTCGAAATTGTACCGTCCCGGAAGTGTGGCCTACGTCTCGCGATCGGGTGGTATGTCCAACGAATTGAACAACATCATTTCCAAGGCGACAGATGGTGTGTTGGAGGGTGTAGCCATTGGTGGAGATCGTTATCCCGGAACCACCTTCATGGATCACATAATGCGTTATCAAGCAGATCCTGAGATCAAATTGATCGTGTTGCTCGGTGAAGTTGGAGGAACTGAGGAATACGACGTTTGCAAGGCCCTAAAGGACGGTCGCATCACAAAGCCAATGGTCGCCTGGTGTATTGGAACCTGCGCCAGTATGTTCACCGCCGAGGTACAGTTTGGTCATGCCGGTTCATGTGCAAACTCTGATCGGGAAACTGCTACCGCCAAGAACAAGTCTCTGCGAGATGCAGGAGCGTATGTCCCAGAATCATTTGATTCCTTGGGTGATCTTATTGGCAGTGTCTATAATGAGTTAGTGAAGTCAGGACGTATTGTTCCCAAAGAGGAGGTGCCACCACCAACCGTGCCAATGGACTACTCCTGGGCCCGTGAGTTGGGACTTATTCGTAAACCAGCAAGTTTCATGACATCGATCTGTGACGAACGAGGTCAGGAATTGCGTTACGCTGGCATGCCAATCAGTGAGGTTCTGAGTAAAGATGTCGGAATCGGAGGTGTTATTTCGTTGTTGTGGTTCCAGCGCTGTCTGCCACCATATGTGTGTAAATTCTTCGAGATGTGCCTCATGGTAACCGCCGATCACGGTCCTGCTGTATCGGGAGCACACAACACGATTGTCTGCGCGAGAGCTGGAAAGGATTTGGTATCATCTGTTGTTAGTGGTCTGCTCACaatt gGTGATCGATTTGGAGGAGCTTTAGATGGAGCTGCCAGGCAGTTCTCCGAGGCATACGATTCAAATTTGCATCCAATGGACTTTGTCAATCAAATGCGCAAAAAGGGTCAACTGATCATGGGTATTGGACATCGTGTGAAATCGATCAACAATCCTGATGTTCGAGTGAAGATCATCAAAGAATTCGTCATGGAAAACTTCCCATCTTGTCCATTGTTGAGATATGCTCTTGAAGTTGAAAAAATCACAACAAGCAAAAAACCGAACTTGATTTTGAATGTCGATGGTGTTATTGCTACCAGTTTTGTTGATATGTTAAAGAATTGTGGATCATTTACAAG tGAGGAAGCTCAAGAGTACATTAACATCGGTGCCATCAACTCATTGTTCGTTCTTGGTCGAAGCATAGGATTCATTGGTCATTATATGGATCAGAAGCGACTTAAGCAAGGACTCTACCGCCATCCATGGGATGATATCTCATATGTTATGCCAGAACAATTCAACTAA